A window from Streptomyces sp. NBC_00271 encodes these proteins:
- a CDS encoding serine hydrolase domain-containing protein, translating to MGHLRQEVEPREAGLDPKALARLDQHFSHLVDDLRLPGYLVSVSRHGRVAHLTTYGHRDREARLPVETDTLWRIYSMTKPVTSVAALMLLEEGRFRLDDPVARFLPAFADPRVYVSGSGADMKTRPAGQPLLIRHLLTHTSGLTFGFYHSHPVDALYRDAGLESSVAPGADLAGTCDVYAGLPLQFEPGTEWNYSVSTNVLGRLIEVVSGQDLDAFLAERIFGPLGMTDAGFCVTDEQAGRLAELYGEDAEGRITPIAGLPLHGRPRFLSGSGGMVASAYDYHRFMEMLRRRGELDGARLLKPETVDTMAANHLPGGVDRRTFGSALHREPGNAGLGFGLGVSVVVDPEITRSPSSEGAFGWSGVASTTFWVDPRHDLTVQFYTQVRPTSSHSIYPELKRLVHEAVLD from the coding sequence ATGGGACATCTGCGACAAGAGGTCGAGCCGCGCGAGGCCGGCCTTGATCCGAAGGCGCTGGCCCGACTGGACCAGCACTTCTCCCACCTGGTCGACGACCTCCGGCTGCCCGGCTACCTCGTGTCCGTGTCCCGGCACGGCCGGGTCGCGCACCTCACCACGTACGGCCACCGCGACCGCGAGGCCCGACTCCCCGTCGAGACCGACACCTTGTGGCGGATCTACTCGATGACGAAGCCGGTCACCTCGGTCGCCGCGCTGATGCTCCTGGAGGAGGGACGCTTCCGGCTCGACGACCCCGTCGCCCGTTTCCTCCCCGCCTTCGCCGACCCCCGGGTGTACGTCAGCGGGTCGGGCGCCGACATGAAGACCCGCCCGGCCGGGCAACCCCTCCTGATCCGACACCTGTTGACCCACACCTCGGGTCTGACCTTCGGCTTCTACCACTCCCACCCCGTCGACGCGCTCTACCGCGACGCCGGTCTGGAGTCGTCGGTGGCGCCGGGCGCGGACCTGGCCGGGACCTGCGACGTGTACGCGGGCCTGCCCCTGCAGTTCGAGCCGGGCACCGAGTGGAACTACTCGGTCTCCACCAATGTGCTCGGCCGCCTGATCGAGGTGGTGTCGGGGCAGGACCTCGACGCGTTCCTCGCCGAGCGGATCTTCGGGCCGCTGGGGATGACGGACGCCGGGTTCTGCGTCACCGACGAGCAGGCCGGGCGGCTCGCCGAGCTGTACGGCGAGGACGCCGAGGGCCGTATCACCCCGATCGCCGGGCTCCCTCTGCACGGCCGCCCGCGCTTCCTCTCCGGAAGCGGCGGCATGGTGGCCTCCGCGTACGACTACCACCGCTTCATGGAGATGCTCCGCCGTCGCGGCGAACTCGACGGGGCCCGGCTGCTGAAGCCGGAGACCGTGGACACGATGGCCGCCAACCACCTCCCGGGCGGCGTCGACCGCCGCACCTTCGGCAGCGCGCTGCACCGCGAGCCCGGCAACGCGGGGCTCGGCTTCGGGCTCGGGGTCTCCGTCGTGGTGGACCCCGAGATCACCCGGTCGCCGTCCAGCGAGGGCGCGTTCGGCTGGAGCGGGGTCGCCAGTACGACCTTCTGGGTCGACCCGCGCCACGACCTGACCGTGCAGTTCTACACCCAGGTCCGCCCGACCTCGTCCCACTCGATCTATCCCGAGCTCAAGCGACTCGTGCACGAGGCGGTGCTCGACTGA